GTACCTTCATATATTTGTGTTACTTTGGCATCCCTGAAGTGACGCTCTACTGGATACTCTCTTGTGTAACCATACCCACCTAAAATCTGAATAGCTTCAGTAGTTACTTTCATTGCAGTATCCGTTGCATATTGCTTAGCCATAGAAGCAAGTTTGCCACCTTTAGGGTCCTTTTCATCTCTTGCTTTAGCTGCTTGGTAGGTCAGTAATTTCGCTGCCTCTATTTCTGTTGCCATATCAGCAAGTTTAAATGATATTGCCTGAAATTTGCTAATAGATCTGCCAAACTGCTCTCTAGTCTTTGAATACTCAAGAGCTGCCTCATAAGCTGCTCTAGCAATTCCAAGCCCCTGGGCAGCGATACCAATTCTACCACCATCTAACAAGGACATAGCAATCTTAAATCCTTCACTCTCTTTGCCTAACATATTCTCCGCTGGAACTTTAGCATCACTAAAAGCAAGCTCACATGTTTTTGAACCATTAAGTCCCATTTTCTTTTCTTCCGCTCCTATTGAAAATCCTGGCGTGTCCTTGTCCACTAAAAATGCGGTAATCCCTTTAACTCCTTTTGACCTGTCAATAGAGGCCAAGACAGTATAAACATCTGCTTCGCCTGCATTTGTAATAAAGTTCTTAGTACCATTTAAAATATAATTGTCTCCATCTTTTACTGCTGTTGTCTTTATACCTGCAGCATCAGAACCTGCATTAGGTTCTGTTAACGCAAATGCTCCTAATTTTTTACCCTGGGCCAAGTCAGTTAAATATTTGTTCTTTTGTTCTTCAGTTCCATAATATAGAATCGGCAGTGTTCCAACAGAAGTGTGTACTGACAATATCACCCCAGTAGTTCCGCACGCACGAGATATCTCCTCAAGAGCCATCACATATATTAAGCTTGAAGCCCCAGAACCTCCCCATTCTTCAGGGA
The Natranaerofaba carboxydovora genome window above contains:
- a CDS encoding acyl-CoA dehydrogenase; amino-acid sequence: MRFELTEEEKMMQKMFKEFADQEIAPKAAEIDEKGEFPRENIEKLAENEMMGIVIPEEWGGSGASSLIYVMALEEISRACGTTGVILSVHTSVGTLPILYYGTEEQKNKYLTDLAQGKKLGAFALTEPNAGSDAAGIKTTAVKDGDNYILNGTKNFITNAGEADVYTVLASIDRSKGVKGITAFLVDKDTPGFSIGAEEKKMGLNGSKTCELAFSDAKVPAENMLGKESEGFKIAMSLLDGGRIGIAAQGLGIARAAYEAALEYSKTREQFGRSISKFQAISFKLADMATEIEAAKLLTYQAAKARDEKDPKGGKLASMAKQYATDTAMKVTTEAIQILGGYGYTREYPVERHFRDAKVTQIYEGTNQIQRLVISRDILEKG